From one Lycium barbarum isolate Lr01 chromosome 6, ASM1917538v2, whole genome shotgun sequence genomic stretch:
- the LOC132598545 gene encoding uncharacterized protein LOC132598545: protein MMPESTDDSDKANINHVIQVKEDSEYVRLVVRTERTDEVETLQSQSRRGSIVWWIKAILWCIFTVIIVLVSIKWGAPFLFKKILIPILHWEATAFGRPVLALVLVASLALFPVFLIPSGPSMWLAGMIFGYGLGFVIIMAGTTVGMILPYFVGLLFRDRIHQWLKRWPQKAAMIRLVGEGSWFHQFRMVAVFRISPFPYTIFNYAVVVTKMRFWPYFCGSIAGMIPESFIYIYTGRLMRTFADVQYGNHHLTTVEIVYNVISFIIAVVAIVGVTVYAKRTLSQLEREEENNGEGSTSNRGRLEMEALPMQNFKPPSFCSTL, encoded by the exons ATGATGCCAGAGTCAACTGATGATTCAGACAAAGCCAATATTAATCACGTGATTCAAGTAAAGGAAGACAGCGAGTATGTGAGGCTTGTTGTTAGAACTGAAAGAACAGATGAAGTTGAAACTTTACAATCACAGTCCAGAAGAGGGTCTATTGTATGGTGGATCAAGGCCATTTTGTGGTGTATTTTCACTGTGATAATAGTACTAGTTTCCATAAAATGGGGAGCACCCTTTCTTTTTAAGAAG ATTTTAATTCCAATCCTACATTGGGAAGCCACTGCATTTGGCCGTCCAGTgcttgctcttgtacttgtagcTTCTTTGGCACTATTTCCGGTATTCCTAATTCCTTCTGGACCATCAATGTGGCTCGCTGGAATGATCTTTGGATATGGTCTTGGATTTGTTATTATAATGGCTGGAACAACAGTTGGGATGATCCTTCCATATTTCGTTGGCTTGCTTTTCCGAGATAGAATTCAT CAATGGTTGAAGAGATGGCCTCAGAAGGCAGCCATGATTAGGTTGGTGGGAGAAGGGAGTTGGTTCCATCAATTTCGTATGGTTGCAGTATTTAGGATTTCGCCATTTCCGTACACAATCTTCAATTATGCGGTGGTAGTGACAAAGATGAGGTTCTGGCCTTATTTTTGCGGATCTATTGCAGGAATGATTCCCGAATCCTTCATTTACATCTACAC TGGTCGCCTAATGAGGACATTTGCAGATGTTCAATATGGGAACCATCACCTGACTACAGTTGAGATTGTCTATAATGTTATATCATTCATTATAGCAGTCGTTGCAATAGTGGGTGTCACAGTCTACGCCAAGAGGACACTGAGTCAGCTTGAACGTGAAGAAGAAAACAACGGTGAAGGCTCTACCTCTAACCGTGGGAGGTTAGAAATGGAGGCTCTTCCAATGCAAAACTTCAAGCCGCCTAGTTTTTGCTCAACTTTGTAG